The Rathayibacter caricis DSM 15933 genomic sequence CCGTCGTCGGCCACGTCGACGCCGAGCGAGCGGAGCGACGCGATGGTCGCGCCCATCGGGCGCTTGTAGGCGTAGGCGTCGCCGTCGAAGGTGGTCGGGCCGAGGGCGAGACCCGCGAGCGGCGGCACGAAGCGCATGACCGTGCCCGCGAGTCCGCAGTCGATCGTCGTGGAGCCGAGCAGCTCCTCCGCGGGCTCGACCACGAGGTCGGCGCCGAATGCGCCGGTGGCGCCCGACTCGCGGACGCCGGTGCCGAGCGACCGGAGCGCCTCGATCATCAGAGCGCTGTCGCGCGAGTGCAGCGGAGCGCGCAGGCTCGACGGGGACGACGCCAGCGCCGAGAGCACGAGCTCGCGGTTCGTCAGCGACTTCGAGCCGGGGAGCTCGACGACCGCGTCGAGCGGCCCGGCCGCCGTGGGCGCGGACCAGTCGTCCTCTCCGGGGAGCGCGCGGGCGTCGCCGTACGGATCGAACTCGGGAGCGGAATAACGCGAGAAGACCATCGGTTATCAGGATAGTCGGCAGCGGAGGAACGGAGGCGGAGCATGGCGTCAGCATCAGCGGAAGCGGTCCTCGAGCGCCCCGTGCGCCTCCCGGGCGCGGCGTCCACCCCGGTGCCCGCGGGCCTGCGCGGCTTAGGATCGCTTGTGATGACACGCGACGACACCACACGCCCCCGCACCGCCGCCGAGGCGCCGGCGCCCGACGAGGCGGAGCAGACGATCGAGGAGACCGTCGAGGAGTCCCTCGAGCACGCCGCGACCGTCGAGCCCGACGCGCCCGTCGACCTCCGCGCGCTCTTCGAGCAGCAGGCGCTGCCCTTCATCGACCAGCTGTACGCGGCGGGTCTGCGGATGACGAAGAACCCCTCCGACGCCCAGGACCTCGTCCAGGAGACTTTCGCGAAGGCGTTCGGCGCGTTCCGCCAGTTCGAGCAGGGCACGAACCTCAAGGCGTGGCTCTACCGGATCCTCACCAACACGTTCATCAACTCGTACCGCAAGAAGCAGCGCGAGCCCTATCAGAGCGCCATCGACGAGCTCGAGGACTGGCAGCTGGGCGGCGCCGAGTCGACGACCGCCACGTCCAGCCGCTCGGCCGAGGCCGAGGCGATCGACCACCTCCCCGACACCGCCGTCAAGGAGGCCCTGCAGGCGATCCCGGAGGACTTCCGGCTCGCCGTGTATTTCGCCGATGTCGAAGGATTCTCCTACCAGGAGATCGCGGACATCATGAAGACCCCCGTCGGGACCGTCATGAGCCGGCTGCACCGCGGCCGCCGCATGCTGCGCGAACGACTCACCGACTACGCACGCGAGCGCGGGTTCCGCGCCGCTTTCACTTCCGGGAGCACGAAATGACCGATTGCGGTTGCACCAAGGCGAAGGCGGAACTCGAGGAGTTCCTGCACAACGAGCTGTGCAAGGAGGACGCCGCCGACATCCGCGAGCACATGGCGAACTGCCCCGACTGCTCCGGCGAGGCGAAGGTCGGCGTCGTGCTGACCGTCGCGGTGCAGCGCGCGTGCAAGGAGACGGCGCCGGAGGACCTCCGCGCCCAGGTGCTCGGCATGCTGCGCGAGGCGCAGGCGTCGCACTCGACGGAGACCGTCAGCGCGTAGCCCGCGCGCTCGGGTCGACGCGCTCGCGTCCGGCCCGCGCAGGCGCCTTCGGCTCCGCTCCGGCTCGCAGGAACACGTTCGGCTCATCAGAACCCCGGGTTCTGACGAGCCGAACGTCGTTTCACGAGCCGGAGCTCACCGGGTGAGGGCCCGTGCCAGCAGGTCGGTCTGCTCGGCGGCGTGCCGCTTGGCCGAGCCGGCCGCGGGCGAGGCCGCGGACGGGCGCGAGACGACGCGGATCGGCCGTCCGAGCTGCGGAGCGACCTCGAGAGCGATGAACGGCCAGGCGCCCTGGTTCTCGGGCTCGTCCTGCACCCAGACGAACTCCGCGTCCGGGTAGCGCTCGGCGATCGCGCGCAGCCCCTCGATCGGCGCCGGGTAGTACTGCTCGAGGCGCACGAGGGCGATGCCGTCGTCGGGCTCCTTCTCGAGCTCGGCCTTGAGGTCGTAGTGGACCTTGCCGGCGTGCAGCAGCACGCGCTTCACCGCCGACGCGTCCTGGATGCGGGCGTCGTCGAGCACGGGCTCGAACCGGCCGGCGGTGAAGTCCTCGACCGGGCTCGACGCACCGCGCAGTCGCAGCATGGCCTTCGGGGTGAAGACGATGAGCGGTCGGCGCGGACGCGAGTATGCCTGACGGCGCAGGAGGTGGAAGTACGACGCCGGAGTCGACGGGCGGGCGACCGTCATGTTCTGCTCGGCGCACATCTGCAGGTAGCGCTCGATGCGGGCGGAGGAGTGGTCCGGGCCCTGGCCCTCGTAGCCGTGCGGCAGCAGGAGCACGAGCGACGAGCGCTGGCCCCACTTCTGCTCGGCGGAGGAGATGAACTCGTCGATGACGATCTGCGCGCCGTTGGCGAAGTCGCCGAACTGCGCCTCCCAGAGCACGAGCGAGTCGGGTCGCTCGACGGAGTACCCGTACTCGAAGGCCATCGCCGCGTACTCCGACAGCAGGGAGTCGTAGATCCAGAGCCGCGCCTGCTGCTCCGACAGGTTCATCAGCGGCAGCCACTCCTGGCCGTTGCCGCGGTCGTGCAGCACCGCGTGGCGCTGCACGAAGGTGCCGCGACGGGTGTCCTGGCCGACGAGGCGCACCGGGGTGTCCTCGATCAGCAGGGAGCCCAGCGCGAGCAGCTCGCCGAACGCCCAGTCGATGGAGCCCGAGCGGCTCATCTCCTGGCGCTTCGCGAGGAGCTGCTGCAGCTTGGGGTGCACCGTGAAGCCCTCGGGCGGGTTGTTGAAGGCGTCGCCGATCAGGCGGACGACCTCCTCCTTCACGCCGGTGCTCTCGGGCTCGCCCGGGTAGTCGCCGCCCTGCTGCGCGTCCGGCAGCTCGAGGTCGGCCACGGAGTCGCCGTCCGGCGAGATCACCGGGATCGCTCCGGTCTGCGCGGCGTGCGTCTCGGCGAACGCGCGCTCGAGGCGGTCCTGGAAGTCCTGGTGCGAGCGGTCGTACTCCTCCTGGCTGATGTCGCCGCGGCCGACGAGCGCCTCGGTGTAGAGCTTGCGCACCGAGCGCTTGGCCTCGATGAGGCTGTACATCAGCGGCTGGGTCATCGAGGGGTCGTCGCCCTCGTTGTGCCCGCGGCGGCGGTAGCAGATCAGGTCGATGACCACGTCGCGGTGGAACCGCTGGCGGTACTCGAAGGCGAGCTGCCCGACGTGCACGACGGCCTCGGGGTCGTCCCCGTTCACATGGAAGATCGGCGCCTGGATGGTCTTCGCGCCGTCGGTCGAGTAGACCGAGGTCCGCGCCTCGTGGGGAGGCGTGGTGAAGCCGACCTGGTTGTTGATGTTGATGTGGATGGTGCCGCCGGTGCGGTACGCCCGCAGCTGGGACATCTGCAGGGTCTCGACGACCACGCCCTGACCCGCCATCGCCGCGTCGCCGTGGACGAGGATCGGGAGGGTGGTGAAGGTGCCGATGGGCTTGCGGTCCTGCTTGGCGCGGAC encodes the following:
- a CDS encoding sigma-70 family RNA polymerase sigma factor codes for the protein MTRDDTTRPRTAAEAPAPDEAEQTIEETVEESLEHAATVEPDAPVDLRALFEQQALPFIDQLYAAGLRMTKNPSDAQDLVQETFAKAFGAFRQFEQGTNLKAWLYRILTNTFINSYRKKQREPYQSAIDELEDWQLGGAESTTATSSRSAEAEAIDHLPDTAVKEALQAIPEDFRLAVYFADVEGFSYQEIADIMKTPVGTVMSRLHRGRRMLRERLTDYARERGFRAAFTSGSTK
- a CDS encoding zf-HC2 domain-containing protein; protein product: MTDCGCTKAKAELEEFLHNELCKEDAADIREHMANCPDCSGEAKVGVVLTVAVQRACKETAPEDLRAQVLGMLREAQASHSTETVSA